The bacterium genome includes a window with the following:
- a CDS encoding S41 family peptidase translates to MTRYVFILYMALFAGIVHASAQQITHEQKAAIIETTAGLLDEHYVFPDKAKIVGKMLVDKLKNRGYDSFRDGEAFIQVLNEDLTTALSDQHIKITFDPRRVKQIKMEKDNDGKKLPLTKEWFERLRFENFRLRKVEWMDGNIGYFRFLNFTELDVAKEAISASMTFIRHSDAIIIDLRDNGGGHSETLHYLLSYFLPDRQKIGEFHYRKNNRVEEIRIPSDTSVKKIPNDVPLFLLVSRKTSSAAEGMASVLQSSGRAIVVGERTRGEGNPGELFILNDNLYMMIPTAVSKNVWPEKLPVEGHGVQPDHVIASELALEKAKLEICKTFASSSKIKELKQSYLWQIPVWEYAIAPQTMPEYFRSTLCGSYNEGRQIIYENGMYYYVNKDKQQFRLMNYGQNILAMEGKPFVRIRIPANEQKITYFEFIWDDEFSERVARIE, encoded by the coding sequence ATGACCCGGTATGTATTCATTTTGTACATGGCGCTATTCGCTGGGATAGTACATGCATCAGCCCAACAAATTACACATGAACAGAAAGCCGCGATTATTGAAACAACGGCAGGTTTGTTAGATGAACATTATGTTTTTCCGGATAAAGCAAAAATCGTCGGAAAGATGCTGGTAGATAAATTGAAAAATAGGGGATATGATTCGTTCAGAGATGGGGAGGCGTTTATTCAGGTTCTCAATGAAGATTTGACCACAGCTTTATCTGATCAACATATTAAGATTACTTTTGATCCGCGTCGCGTTAAACAAATTAAAATGGAAAAAGACAATGATGGTAAAAAATTACCGTTGACTAAAGAATGGTTCGAGCGATTGCGTTTTGAAAATTTCAGACTTCGCAAAGTGGAATGGATGGATGGAAATATAGGCTATTTTCGTTTCCTAAATTTTACCGAACTTGATGTGGCCAAGGAAGCGATCAGCGCTTCAATGACGTTTATAAGACATTCTGATGCCATCATAATAGATTTGCGGGACAATGGCGGCGGTCATTCCGAAACCTTGCATTATTTGCTTAGTTATTTTTTGCCGGATCGCCAGAAAATCGGTGAGTTTCACTATCGTAAAAACAATCGCGTTGAAGAAATTAGGATTCCATCGGATACATCCGTAAAGAAAATTCCGAATGATGTGCCGTTATTTCTTTTGGTGAGTCGTAAAACCTCATCGGCGGCGGAAGGTATGGCATCGGTGCTGCAGTCGTCGGGGCGCGCCATAGTTGTCGGTGAACGGACTAGAGGCGAAGGAAATCCTGGAGAATTGTTTATACTAAATGACAATCTGTACATGATGATTCCAACAGCGGTCAGCAAGAATGTGTGGCCCGAAAAACTGCCGGTGGAAGGTCATGGTGTTCAGCCGGATCATGTCATCGCTTCTGAGCTCGCACTTGAAAAGGCGAAACTGGAGATATGTAAAACTTTCGCTTCTTCTTCCAAGATAAAGGAATTAAAACAATCCTACCTTTGGCAAATACCGGTGTGGGAATATGCAATAGCTCCGCAAACCATGCCCGAATACTTCCGGAGTACGCTGTGTGGTTCTTACAACGAAGGAAGGCAAATAATTTACGAAAACGGAATGTATTATTATGTCAATAAGGATAAACAGCAGTTCAGACTTATGAATTACGGGCAAAATATATTGGCGATGGAAGGGAAACCATTTGTTCGAATACGAATACCTGCCAATGAGCAAAAAATAACGTATTTTGAGTTTATATGGGATGATGAGTTTTCTGAGCGAGTTGCACGCATCGAATAA